From Thalassotalea euphylliae, the proteins below share one genomic window:
- a CDS encoding dipeptidyl-peptidase 3 family protein, with product MNPHSKTRNKAKLSKLAAVVLMATSALTACGDNTANTEQTPALVDNYENRLDIYKTVTLNADLNHLSDNQKHMLSLLIDASKIMDDLFWKQAFGQDKTAFLASLSDPKVRAFADINYGPWDRLAGDKVFLTGFETKSHGAQFYPADMTKAEFEQAEFSDKNGLYSIVERDANGKLTSTAYSEIYSDEINRAAAILEKAAGFADNKEFANYLTMRANALRSDDYQASDFAWMDMKTNPIDVVIGPIETYEDQLFGYRAAFESYVLVKDLSWSERLAKYAAFLPELQRELPVAKKYKQETPGSDADLNAYDVIYYAGHSNAGSKTIAINLPNDEEVQLAKGTRRLQLKNAMRAKFDAIMLPIADELIVPAQRKHLTFNGFFANTMFHEVAHGLGIKNTINDQGTVRQALKEHASALEEGKADVLGLYMVKQLLAKGAITQGTLEDYYVTFMAGIFRSVRFGASSAHGKANMVRFNYFQEQGAFSRNAQGQYSVDMAKMTKAVDSLSELILTLQGNGDYAGVDQLVKEKGLIKEDLAASLAKLEAANIPVDIVFEQGKQVLGLN from the coding sequence ATGAATCCACATTCAAAAACACGAAACAAAGCTAAACTCAGCAAACTCGCAGCGGTTGTCCTAATGGCCACCTCAGCACTTACCGCCTGTGGTGACAACACCGCCAACACTGAACAAACGCCAGCGTTAGTTGACAATTACGAGAACCGATTAGACATCTATAAAACGGTTACGCTAAATGCTGATTTAAACCACTTGTCTGACAATCAAAAACACATGCTGTCACTACTGATTGATGCTTCTAAAATTATGGACGATCTGTTTTGGAAACAAGCCTTTGGTCAAGACAAAACCGCTTTTCTCGCTTCATTGAGCGATCCAAAGGTTCGTGCTTTTGCCGACATTAACTACGGCCCTTGGGATAGATTAGCTGGCGATAAAGTGTTCTTAACAGGCTTTGAAACCAAGTCTCATGGCGCACAATTCTATCCTGCCGATATGACTAAGGCAGAGTTTGAACAAGCAGAATTTTCGGACAAAAATGGCCTGTACTCTATTGTTGAGCGCGATGCTAATGGCAAGTTAACGTCAACAGCTTACTCAGAAATTTACAGCGATGAGATCAACCGTGCAGCAGCTATTCTTGAAAAAGCAGCTGGCTTTGCCGACAACAAAGAGTTTGCCAACTATCTTACGATGCGCGCCAATGCACTGCGCAGCGATGACTATCAAGCATCAGACTTCGCTTGGATGGACATGAAAACCAATCCAATTGACGTCGTCATTGGGCCAATTGAAACCTATGAAGATCAGCTCTTTGGTTACCGCGCTGCGTTTGAGTCTTATGTCCTTGTGAAAGACCTTTCTTGGAGCGAGCGCCTAGCCAAATACGCCGCTTTCTTGCCTGAGCTACAACGCGAATTGCCCGTGGCGAAAAAATACAAGCAAGAAACACCGGGCTCAGATGCCGATTTAAATGCCTATGATGTGATTTACTATGCGGGCCACTCAAACGCAGGTAGTAAAACCATCGCGATTAACCTGCCTAACGATGAAGAAGTACAGTTAGCCAAAGGTACACGCCGCCTACAACTTAAAAACGCAATGCGCGCTAAGTTTGACGCCATTATGCTCCCTATCGCTGACGAGCTAATCGTGCCAGCGCAGCGCAAACACCTTACCTTTAATGGTTTCTTCGCCAATACCATGTTCCACGAAGTAGCACATGGTTTAGGGATTAAAAACACCATTAATGACCAAGGTACGGTTCGCCAAGCATTAAAAGAGCACGCATCTGCACTGGAGGAAGGCAAGGCAGACGTACTAGGTCTTTATATGGTTAAGCAGTTACTGGCTAAAGGTGCAATTACTCAAGGTACGCTAGAAGACTACTATGTTACCTTTATGGCGGGTATTTTCCGCTCAGTGCGTTTTGGCGCGAGTTCCGCTCACGGTAAAGCAAACATGGTGCGCTTCAACTACTTCCAAGAGCAAGGCGCATTTAGCCGCAATGCACAAGGACAGTACAGTGTTGATATGGCCAAGATGACAAAAGCCGTAGATTCTTTGTCGGAGCTGATACTCACGTTACAAGGTAATGGCGACTACGCAGGCGTTGATCAGTTAGTCAAAGAAAAAGGCCTGATTAAAGAAGATTTGGCAGCCAGCCTAGCGAAGCTTGAAGCGGCAAATATTCCAGTAGATATCGTGTTTGAGCAAGGTAAACAGGTACTGGGTTTAAATTAG
- the rpsT gene encoding 30S ribosomal protein S20, with the protein MANSKQAKKRAVQSEKRRQHNASRRSMMRTLVKKVIAAIEAGDKELATKEFAAAQPILDRYATKGLIHKNKAARSKSRLSAAIKAL; encoded by the coding sequence TTGGCTAACTCAAAGCAAGCTAAGAAACGCGCGGTACAATCTGAAAAGCGCCGTCAACACAATGCAAGCCGTCGTTCAATGATGCGTACTTTAGTTAAAAAAGTAATCGCTGCAATTGAAGCCGGTGACAAAGAATTGGCAACAAAAGAATTCGCAGCTGCGCAACCGATCTTAGATCGTTACGCAACTAAAGGTCTTATCCACAAAAACAAAGCTGCTCGTAGCAAGAGCCGTTTAAGCGCTGCTATCAAAGCACTTTAA
- the murJ gene encoding murein biosynthesis integral membrane protein MurJ: protein MSKKLIKSGIIVSAMTMISRVLGLVRDVVIANFMGTGAGADVFFFANKIPNFLRRLFAEGAFAQAFVPVLSEYQAIDEKNGTDETRKLIAQVSGTLGVVVSLVTLFGMIASPVIVALFGFGWFLDWWQGGEQGAKFELAAALLKITFPYLWFITLTALAGAVLNTLGKFAAAAFTPVLLNVCIIASAIFLGSYFELPAYALAWGVFLGGLVQFLFQLPFLYRAGVLVKPKWAWHAPGVAKIRKLIVPALFGVSVTQINLLLDTLIASFLVTGSISWLYYADRLLEFPLGLFGIGIATVILPSLSGLHARENKAEFAATIDWGLRVVCLMGMPALAGLMVLAQPIIMLLFMRGEFSQNDVLQVSYALYAYLSGLVSFMFIKVLAPGFYSRQDTKTPVKIGIIAMVANMAFNLMLAPFFGYVGLAMATTLSATLNAFLLYRGLKKSGVFNIPVATKWFFSKLILASALMAGVIVYLQPSQNHWFAMTFLQQLGQVSGLIAAGVIVYFALLWAMRVKLSDFKVEKNSPISAR from the coding sequence TTGAGTAAAAAACTAATTAAGTCAGGCATTATTGTCAGTGCGATGACCATGATCTCCCGAGTGCTAGGGTTAGTGCGCGATGTGGTTATTGCTAACTTTATGGGGACAGGTGCAGGCGCTGACGTATTCTTCTTTGCCAATAAGATTCCAAATTTTCTAAGGCGTTTGTTTGCCGAGGGTGCGTTTGCTCAAGCTTTTGTGCCTGTGCTCAGTGAATATCAAGCAATTGATGAGAAAAATGGCACTGACGAGACCCGTAAACTTATCGCTCAGGTGTCAGGTACACTCGGCGTTGTTGTTTCCCTAGTGACGTTATTCGGCATGATAGCGTCGCCAGTGATTGTTGCTTTGTTCGGGTTTGGGTGGTTCTTAGATTGGTGGCAAGGTGGCGAGCAAGGCGCAAAGTTTGAATTGGCTGCGGCATTACTAAAAATCACTTTCCCTTATTTGTGGTTTATCACCCTAACGGCGTTAGCTGGGGCGGTGCTCAATACGCTAGGGAAATTTGCTGCTGCTGCATTTACACCAGTTTTGCTTAACGTTTGTATTATCGCCAGTGCAATTTTCTTGGGGTCTTATTTTGAGCTGCCAGCTTACGCCCTAGCTTGGGGGGTATTCTTAGGTGGCTTAGTTCAGTTTTTATTTCAATTACCGTTTTTATATCGCGCCGGGGTACTGGTTAAACCCAAATGGGCGTGGCATGCGCCAGGCGTTGCTAAAATTCGCAAACTGATAGTGCCGGCTTTGTTTGGCGTGTCTGTCACACAAATTAACCTATTGTTAGACACCTTGATTGCCAGTTTCTTAGTGACTGGCTCTATTAGTTGGCTTTATTACGCCGATCGCTTACTAGAATTTCCGCTTGGGCTCTTCGGCATTGGCATTGCCACGGTTATTTTGCCGAGCCTTTCTGGTCTTCACGCCAGAGAGAATAAAGCAGAATTCGCAGCCACGATAGATTGGGGACTGCGTGTGGTTTGCTTGATGGGGATGCCCGCATTGGCAGGGCTTATGGTGCTTGCTCAGCCAATTATTATGCTGCTGTTTATGCGCGGTGAATTTAGCCAAAATGATGTCTTGCAAGTGTCTTATGCCCTTTATGCGTACTTGTCAGGCTTAGTGAGCTTTATGTTTATTAAAGTGCTTGCACCGGGCTTTTATTCGCGTCAGGACACTAAGACTCCCGTTAAAATAGGCATTATTGCTATGGTGGCCAACATGGCTTTCAATTTGATGCTGGCGCCATTTTTTGGTTATGTTGGCTTGGCAATGGCGACCACCTTGTCCGCTACACTGAATGCATTTTTACTGTACCGGGGATTGAAAAAGAGTGGTGTGTTTAACATTCCAGTGGCAACTAAGTGGTTTTTCAGCAAGTTAATACTGGCTTCTGCGCTCATGGCTGGCGTTATTGTTTACTTGCAGCCGAGCCAAAACCACTGGTTTGCCATGACTTTTTTACAGCAATTGGGGCAGGTGAGTGGCTTAATTGCCGCAGGAGTTATTGTCTACTTCGCTTTACTGTGGGCAATGCGCGTCAAACTCAGTGATTTTAAGGTTGAGAAAAATAGCCCGATTTCTGCACGTTAA
- the ispH gene encoding 4-hydroxy-3-methylbut-2-enyl diphosphate reductase — MEIILANPRGFCAGVDRAISIVDRALDLFDAPIYVRHEVVHNKFVVNGLKDRGAVFVDELHEVPDDATVIFSAHGVSKAVRKEAKDRGLKVFDATCPLVTKVHMEVSRASRKGVECVLIGHAGHPEVEGTMGQYDSAEGGIYLVESPEDVSALEVKNPDALHYCSQTTLSVDDTSDVIDALKAKYPAIEGPRKDDICYATQNRQDAVRSIAEQVDLLLVVGAKNSSNSNRLRELAEKIGTTSYLIDTAKDIDENWLKGTRKVGVTAGASAPEVLVKQVIEQLKSYGGHEVIEHPGREENIVFAVPVELR; from the coding sequence ATGGAAATTATCTTAGCAAACCCGCGTGGCTTTTGTGCCGGTGTAGATCGCGCTATCAGCATTGTCGACCGCGCGCTCGATTTATTTGATGCACCGATTTACGTGCGTCACGAAGTCGTTCACAACAAATTTGTTGTCAATGGCTTAAAAGATCGCGGCGCAGTTTTTGTCGATGAACTTCACGAAGTACCTGACGATGCCACCGTTATCTTTAGTGCCCATGGCGTGTCGAAAGCGGTTCGCAAAGAAGCGAAAGATCGCGGTTTGAAAGTATTCGACGCGACTTGTCCGCTGGTCACTAAAGTACATATGGAAGTTTCTCGCGCTAGCCGCAAGGGAGTTGAGTGTGTACTCATTGGGCATGCTGGTCACCCTGAAGTTGAAGGGACTATGGGGCAGTATGACAGTGCAGAAGGCGGTATTTATCTCGTGGAATCACCGGAAGATGTTTCCGCTTTGGAAGTAAAGAACCCCGATGCTTTGCACTACTGTAGCCAAACCACTTTATCGGTTGATGATACCAGCGATGTCATTGATGCGTTGAAGGCTAAATATCCCGCTATTGAAGGGCCGCGCAAAGATGACATCTGCTATGCCACACAAAATCGCCAAGACGCCGTCAGGTCAATTGCGGAGCAGGTTGATTTACTGCTAGTGGTTGGTGCCAAAAACAGCTCGAATTCAAATCGCTTACGAGAATTGGCAGAAAAGATCGGTACCACTTCTTACCTCATCGATACCGCCAAAGACATTGATGAAAACTGGCTAAAAGGTACACGTAAAGTAGGGGTAACGGCCGGTGCTTCTGCGCCAGAAGTGCTAGTGAAACAAGTTATCGAGCAATTAAAATCCTATGGCGGTCATGAGGTTATCGAACATCCTGGCCGTGAAGAAAACATAGTGTTTGCCGTTCCCGTTGAATTGCGTTAA
- the lspA gene encoding signal peptidase II: MSFSSSSPFSSTGLKWLWLTVLFLIIDQVTKHWVAGTFNLYESIAVMPYFNLTYVHNEGAAFSFLADQGGWQRWFFTAIAALASGLFIYWLSKTPASNRILGVGFALMLSGALGNLIDRVLFGYVIDFLDFYVGKSHWPAFNIADSVIFVGAALMIYDSFFGQTSKEESSK, encoded by the coding sequence GTGAGTTTTTCTTCATCATCACCTTTTTCGTCGACAGGGCTCAAATGGCTGTGGCTTACTGTACTCTTTCTCATTATTGATCAAGTGACCAAACACTGGGTTGCTGGCACTTTTAATTTGTACGAAAGCATTGCGGTGATGCCGTATTTTAATTTGACCTACGTGCATAACGAAGGGGCGGCATTTAGCTTCTTAGCCGATCAAGGTGGTTGGCAGCGATGGTTCTTCACAGCAATAGCCGCTTTGGCAAGTGGGTTATTCATCTATTGGTTATCCAAAACGCCTGCGTCAAATCGTATTTTAGGCGTTGGCTTTGCATTAATGCTCAGCGGTGCGCTTGGTAACTTAATTGACCGTGTATTGTTTGGCTATGTCATCGATTTTCTTGATTTTTACGTAGGAAAATCTCACTGGCCTGCATTTAACATTGCCGACTCAGTGATATTCGTTGGCGCAGCTTTGATGATTTATGACTCCTTTTTTGGTCAAACCAGCAAAGAAGAAAGCAGCAAGTAG
- the fkpB gene encoding FKBP-type peptidyl-prolyl cis-trans isomerase, protein MTQITADSSLVAHITMKLSDGSAADSTKVNNKPAIINMGDQSISPAFEAQLLGMQAGESKEFTLAAKDAFGEKNPDNVHYVDINKFDADTPAKVGSIITFTTPGGEVPGMVTEVSGASVTVDFNHPLAGQDVTFVIDVVEIK, encoded by the coding sequence ATGACACAAATTACCGCAGACTCTAGCCTAGTGGCTCATATCACGATGAAGTTATCAGATGGCTCTGCCGCAGATAGTACTAAAGTGAATAATAAACCTGCGATTATTAACATGGGTGATCAAAGTATTTCTCCTGCCTTTGAAGCGCAATTACTGGGGATGCAAGCAGGTGAAAGTAAAGAATTCACGCTTGCCGCCAAAGACGCGTTTGGCGAAAAGAACCCTGACAATGTACATTATGTAGATATCAATAAATTTGATGCCGATACTCCAGCCAAAGTTGGCAGTATCATTACTTTTACAACGCCAGGCGGTGAAGTGCCTGGTATGGTCACCGAAGTATCTGGCGCATCTGTCACGGTTGATTTTAATCACCCTTTGGCTGGGCAAGACGTTACTTTCGTCATTGACGTGGTCGAAATTAAATAG
- the pilV gene encoding type IV pilus modification protein PilV: MITKSKGMTLIEVLVALFILVTGVLGAIALQTNAKQGSFDAMQRSLASALAQDIIERMRNNNADGLILEGYEGVYGAASLTKPSPSCQTQATSCTPAELRTYDLYEWTEMIRGAEAVESNKNVGGLINAVGCIVHNNQQVTVTIVWDGKTKTSDAGGSCGGSTVNSSRRQIQLTTYLF; encoded by the coding sequence ATGATTACTAAATCAAAAGGTATGACCTTAATCGAGGTGCTAGTTGCATTGTTTATTCTTGTCACTGGCGTTTTGGGGGCGATTGCCTTACAAACAAACGCCAAGCAAGGCAGCTTTGATGCGATGCAACGTTCATTAGCCTCTGCGCTGGCACAAGATATTATCGAACGAATGCGCAACAATAATGCCGACGGATTAATTCTCGAAGGTTATGAGGGGGTTTACGGTGCAGCTTCGTTAACTAAGCCCAGTCCGTCTTGTCAAACTCAAGCGACATCATGCACACCTGCCGAATTACGTACGTACGACCTTTACGAATGGACAGAGATGATCAGAGGCGCTGAAGCCGTCGAAAGTAACAAAAATGTTGGTGGCCTGATAAATGCGGTCGGGTGCATAGTGCACAATAATCAGCAAGTCACAGTGACAATTGTGTGGGACGGTAAAACGAAGACATCAGATGCAGGTGGCAGCTGCGGTGGTTCAACAGTCAATAGCAGCCGACGTCAGATTCAATTAACAACTTATTTATTTTAA
- the ileS gene encoding isoleucine--tRNA ligase, producing the protein MSDYKHTLNLPDTSFPMRGNMANREPQMLKDWADKGLYSKIRAAKKGKKSFILHDGPPYANGDIHLGHSVNKILKDIIVKAKTLSDFDSPYVPGWDCHGLPIELVVEKKFGKPGHKLSAAEFRKKCREYAAKQVDGQRESFKRLGVFGDWENPYLTMDFETEANIIRALGKITENGHLQQGFKPVYWSVVGGSALAEAEVEYADKVSFSIDVKYPVADESALAELVSDLSGSGKISVVIWTTTPWTLPSSQAVSVNAELDYVIVQAGEERLLVAEALHESVMERAGVENFAIVGRVSGAALEHLQVNHPFYERKLPVILGDHVTTDAGTGCVHTSPDHGVEDFNVGKQYNIETLNYLDDNGIYRSNVELFAGEHVYKVDEKVIDVVAEHGNLLVKDKFTHSYPHCWRTKTPLIFRATPQWFVSMTKNSLREEVQGAVEGVQWIPDWGRARIDSMLESSPDWCISRQRTWGVPIALFVHKETQALHPDTPRLIEEVAKLVEKQGMDAWFDLEVSDLLGDDADAYSKVTDTLDVWFDSGVTHYSVMAQREELGYPADLYLEGSDQHRGWFQSSLKTAMAINGTAPYKTVLTHGFTVDADGKKMSKSLGNVITPSEITNKLGADILRLWVASVNYTQEITVSDEIFKRQADAYRRIRNTSRFLLANINGFEPAQHSVAVEDMVALDRWVVAKAAALQAEIVNAYDEYEFHQVVHKLMNFCTTELGGFYLDIIKDRQYTAKSDSHARRSCQTAMYLIAEAMTRWMAPILSFTAQEIWQALPAPAAGERDEFVFTDVWFEDIAGITNDGELSDDYWNDILLVRAEVNKALEAARKDKKVGKALEAQVTLYAQAELADKLAKLGDELRFVLITSGATISTDAAPGEAVATELEGLSVAVAQSAGTKCDRCWHFTDDVGAVEAHPELCGRCVTNVDGDGEQRQFA; encoded by the coding sequence ATGAGTGATTACAAACATACCTTAAATTTGCCAGATACCAGTTTCCCAATGCGTGGAAACATGGCAAATCGTGAACCACAAATGCTGAAAGACTGGGCTGACAAAGGCCTTTACAGCAAAATTAGAGCGGCGAAAAAAGGTAAGAAGTCATTTATTTTGCACGACGGCCCTCCCTACGCCAATGGTGACATTCACTTGGGTCACTCGGTAAACAAAATTCTTAAAGATATTATTGTTAAGGCAAAAACCTTATCTGACTTCGACTCGCCATACGTACCTGGCTGGGATTGCCACGGTTTACCGATTGAATTAGTCGTAGAAAAGAAATTTGGCAAACCAGGTCACAAACTTTCAGCTGCGGAATTTCGCAAGAAATGTCGTGAATACGCGGCAAAACAAGTTGATGGTCAGCGCGAGAGCTTTAAGCGCTTAGGTGTGTTCGGTGATTGGGAAAATCCGTACCTAACAATGGATTTTGAAACCGAAGCCAACATTATTCGCGCGCTCGGCAAAATCACGGAAAATGGTCACTTACAACAGGGCTTTAAACCCGTTTATTGGAGCGTTGTTGGCGGCTCAGCGCTTGCCGAAGCGGAAGTTGAGTACGCTGACAAAGTGTCTTTCTCTATCGATGTTAAATATCCAGTTGCTGATGAATCTGCGCTAGCAGAGCTTGTGTCAGATCTATCAGGTAGCGGCAAAATTTCTGTTGTCATTTGGACAACAACGCCGTGGACATTACCATCTAGCCAAGCCGTGAGCGTTAATGCTGAGTTAGATTACGTTATTGTGCAAGCAGGCGAAGAACGTTTGTTAGTCGCTGAAGCATTACATGAAAGCGTGATGGAACGCGCAGGCGTTGAAAATTTCGCCATTGTTGGTCGCGTAAGTGGCGCTGCACTAGAACACTTGCAAGTGAACCATCCGTTCTACGAGCGCAAATTGCCTGTTATTTTAGGTGATCATGTTACGACTGATGCGGGTACTGGCTGTGTGCATACCTCACCAGATCACGGTGTCGAAGATTTCAATGTTGGCAAACAATATAACATCGAAACGTTAAATTACTTAGACGATAACGGTATTTACCGCAGTAATGTCGAGTTATTTGCGGGTGAGCACGTCTACAAAGTGGATGAGAAAGTAATTGATGTGGTTGCTGAGCATGGCAACTTGCTTGTTAAAGACAAGTTTACTCACAGTTATCCACATTGTTGGCGAACGAAAACACCACTAATTTTCCGTGCGACGCCTCAGTGGTTTGTGAGCATGACTAAGAACAGTCTGCGTGAAGAAGTTCAAGGTGCGGTGGAAGGCGTGCAGTGGATCCCTGACTGGGGCCGTGCACGCATTGATTCAATGTTAGAGTCGAGCCCTGACTGGTGTATCTCTCGCCAACGTACTTGGGGTGTGCCAATTGCCTTGTTTGTTCACAAAGAAACACAAGCCTTACACCCAGACACGCCGCGTTTGATTGAGGAAGTGGCCAAGCTTGTTGAAAAGCAGGGTATGGATGCATGGTTCGACCTAGAAGTTAGTGACTTATTAGGCGATGACGCTGATGCTTATAGCAAAGTAACAGACACCTTAGACGTTTGGTTCGATTCTGGTGTGACTCACTACTCTGTTATGGCACAACGCGAAGAGTTAGGTTACCCAGCAGACTTATATTTAGAAGGCTCTGATCAGCACCGTGGTTGGTTCCAGTCGTCATTAAAAACTGCGATGGCCATTAATGGCACTGCGCCATACAAAACCGTGTTAACCCATGGTTTTACCGTAGATGCTGACGGCAAGAAAATGTCTAAGTCATTAGGCAATGTGATCACGCCATCAGAGATCACCAATAAGCTAGGCGCAGATATTCTTCGCTTGTGGGTGGCTTCGGTTAACTACACGCAAGAAATTACCGTATCGGACGAAATATTTAAGCGCCAAGCGGATGCTTATCGTCGTATTCGTAACACGTCACGCTTCTTGTTAGCCAACATTAATGGTTTCGAACCCGCTCAGCATTCAGTTGCCGTTGAAGATATGGTGGCGTTGGATCGTTGGGTGGTAGCTAAAGCCGCAGCACTGCAAGCAGAAATCGTCAATGCGTATGATGAATACGAGTTCCACCAAGTGGTACATAAGTTAATGAATTTCTGTACAACCGAACTCGGCGGTTTCTACTTAGACATCATTAAAGATCGTCAATACACGGCAAAATCTGACAGCCATGCACGTCGTTCATGTCAAACCGCAATGTACCTAATTGCTGAAGCGATGACGCGTTGGATGGCACCTATTTTGTCATTCACTGCACAAGAAATTTGGCAAGCATTGCCTGCTCCAGCTGCTGGTGAGCGTGATGAGTTTGTATTCACTGATGTATGGTTCGAAGATATTGCTGGCATCACTAATGATGGCGAGCTTAGTGACGATTACTGGAACGACATTTTATTAGTACGTGCAGAAGTTAACAAAGCATTGGAAGCCGCTCGTAAAGATAAGAAAGTGGGTAAAGCACTTGAAGCGCAAGTGACTTTATATGCACAAGCTGAACTTGCCGACAAGCTTGCGAAGTTAGGTGACGAGCTGCGCTTTGTACTAATCACCTCTGGCGCGACAATTTCAACTGACGCCGCGCCTGGCGAAGCGGTTGCCACTGAGCTGGAAGGCTTATCAGTAGCCGTTGCGCAATCAGCAGGTACTAAGTGTGATCGCTGTTGGCACTTTACTGACGATGTTGGCGCGGTTGAAGCACACCCTGAGCTATGTGGACGTTGTGTCACTAACGTTGATGGCGATGGTGAGCAGCGACAGTTCGCGTAA
- a CDS encoding PilW family protein has product MHKHKGFNIVEVMITLVIGLVIFSGVLSVFVGMRTTSDETSRYGILQETGRFAISLLSDDLMRQGYFGQLMTSPSTSNLRTIPMPPTLECTGEGLNNGTFPTANGHFRTLWSTTTSDANNLGCINDATRNTQESDILQIKRTLTNSVTNAQRNAQSFYLVSNYTEAHIVTGQTAIPAPAISDAQIHEYQHHIYYVADQKQGSVTIPTLKAISLSPAKMVNQPLLDGVEKIRFMFGVDTDLDGAVNAFVSANDMNDSGSGTGRLWDDGSVEILAVKIYVLVRDLKPDNDYTNNVVYHMGNDTDGKYTAPGDNFRRMLFSSTISLYNKGVKVWD; this is encoded by the coding sequence ATGCATAAGCACAAAGGATTTAATATTGTCGAGGTGATGATCACCCTAGTCATTGGCTTGGTTATTTTTTCAGGGGTGTTATCGGTATTTGTTGGTATGAGAACCACGTCCGATGAAACCTCTCGCTATGGGATATTACAGGAAACTGGTCGCTTTGCGATTAGCCTGTTGAGCGATGATTTAATGAGGCAAGGTTATTTTGGTCAGTTAATGACATCGCCTAGCACCAGTAATTTGAGGACAATCCCTATGCCTCCAACACTAGAATGCACTGGCGAAGGGCTAAATAACGGTACTTTTCCTACGGCGAATGGTCATTTTAGAACACTGTGGAGCACAACAACCAGTGATGCGAATAATTTAGGCTGTATTAACGATGCTACGCGCAATACTCAAGAGTCAGACATATTACAAATCAAACGCACATTAACGAACAGTGTTACTAATGCGCAGCGTAATGCACAAAGTTTTTATCTGGTGAGTAACTACACCGAAGCCCACATTGTTACGGGGCAAACGGCGATTCCTGCGCCAGCAATTAGCGATGCGCAAATTCATGAATACCAACATCACATTTATTACGTTGCCGACCAAAAACAAGGCTCGGTCACTATTCCCACCTTAAAAGCCATCTCGCTTTCTCCTGCCAAAATGGTTAATCAGCCCTTGCTTGATGGTGTTGAAAAGATACGTTTTATGTTTGGTGTTGATACTGACCTAGATGGCGCGGTTAATGCGTTTGTTTCAGCAAATGATATGAATGACAGCGGCTCAGGTACTGGCCGTTTATGGGATGACGGAAGTGTTGAAATTCTGGCGGTAAAAATTTATGTCCTCGTTCGAGACTTAAAGCCAGACAATGATTATACCAACAATGTGGTTTATCACATGGGCAATGATACTGATGGCAAATACACGGCTCCAGGTGATAACTTTAGGCGAATGTTATTTAGCTCAACGATTAGCTTATATAACAAAGGGGTAAAAGTATGGGACTAA
- the ribF gene encoding bifunctional riboflavin kinase/FAD synthetase, protein MQLIRGIHNIKAADHGCVLTIGNFDGVHLGHQRVIKALIKQAKALNCVPAVMVFEPQPQELFSPVTAPARLTRLRDKYALLAELGVERLICVNFNRAFASQTAEYFIEQLLVDKLGIKHLIIGDDFRFGKNRTGDFAMLTKAGEKFGFGVSDTASFKLDDCRISSTEIRQALEQDRLADAQVMLGRAYSIHGRVFHGDKRGRELGFPTANIKLKRRVSPVSGVYAVQVNTATDKHFGVANIGSRPTVAGIRQQLEVHIFDFNQDVYGQILEVVLLEKLRAERKFNSLPELTEQIDKDSQQARRYVTEYIAKRVKS, encoded by the coding sequence ATGCAGTTAATTCGCGGAATTCACAACATTAAAGCAGCTGATCACGGCTGTGTATTAACCATAGGTAATTTCGATGGTGTTCATTTAGGGCACCAACGCGTTATCAAAGCTTTAATTAAGCAGGCCAAGGCGTTAAATTGCGTGCCTGCTGTGATGGTGTTTGAACCGCAGCCGCAAGAGTTATTTAGCCCAGTTACGGCACCCGCACGACTCACTCGATTAAGAGACAAATACGCTTTGCTCGCAGAGCTTGGCGTTGAACGATTAATTTGCGTCAATTTCAATCGCGCGTTTGCCAGTCAAACAGCTGAATACTTTATCGAGCAGTTACTTGTTGACAAGCTTGGTATCAAGCATTTGATTATTGGCGATGATTTTCGCTTTGGTAAAAATCGCACGGGTGATTTTGCCATGTTAACGAAAGCCGGTGAAAAATTTGGCTTTGGCGTTTCCGATACCGCCAGCTTTAAGTTAGACGACTGCCGCATCAGTAGCACAGAAATTCGCCAAGCACTTGAGCAAGACAGATTGGCTGATGCGCAAGTGATGCTAGGGCGTGCTTACTCAATTCATGGTCGAGTGTTTCACGGTGATAAACGCGGCCGAGAATTAGGTTTTCCAACGGCGAATATCAAGCTCAAGCGCCGCGTGTCACCAGTATCAGGCGTATATGCGGTGCAAGTAAATACGGCAACAGACAAACATTTTGGTGTCGCCAATATTGGCTCAAGACCAACAGTCGCGGGTATTAGGCAGCAACTTGAAGTGCATATTTTTGATTTTAACCAAGATGTGTATGGCCAGATTCTTGAAGTCGTGTTGCTGGAAAAACTGCGCGCTGAGCGCAAGTTTAACTCTTTGCCGGAGCTAACCGAACAGATAGACAAAGACAGCCAGCAGGCACGTCGCTATGTAACTGAGTACATAGCTAAACGAGTAAAAAGCTAA